A section of the Arcobacter roscoffensis genome encodes:
- a CDS encoding thioredoxin family protein codes for MKKILILFLFSVVSLFAFEELTTDNFETKIKNKNAIIDFHAVWCPPCKVLNTKLQEFEIIKPDNVEIFKVNIDEQLALAKKYKITKLPSLVYFKDGKALKTIVGIQSPDELLKSSRKIFDLE; via the coding sequence ATGAAGAAAATATTAATTTTATTTCTTTTTTCAGTAGTTTCACTTTTTGCATTTGAAGAGTTAACTACTGATAATTTTGAAACAAAGATAAAAAACAAAAATGCTATTATTGATTTTCATGCAGTTTGGTGTCCACCTTGTAAAGTTTTAAACACTAAACTTCAAGAATTTGAGATAATCAAACCTGATAATGTAGAGATTTTTAAAGTAAATATTGATGAACAATTAGCACTTGCAAAAAAGTATAAGATTACAAAACTTCCATCACTTGTATATTTTAAAGATGGGAAAGCATTAAAAACTATAGTTGGTATACAATCGCCAGATGAACTTTTAAAAAGTTCAAGAAAAATATTTGACTTAGAATAA
- the mltA gene encoding murein transglycosylase A, which yields MKYIVLLTAFIFIFTGCSSKQEEVTTTLKQSTYDYMHGFFDDDLDEALVVFKKACINASKKEIFKNVCENSLLYENGEEFFTKYFTPRVLVSNKGDLGLITGYYEPLLYGSLEKTSRFKYPIYKTPKDLVNLRDKQKYQNFKRFKYKAKVKDGLLYPYDTREYIEKRKDLEPIVYVDNKVDLFFLHIQGSGRVQLENGEILNIGYANQNGRKYVAIGKTLIDKGYLEKKNVSLQSIKEFLENNPKKTDEILNSNPSYIFFTKKDKTATGSLGVPLLAKRNIAVDRRHIPLGMPVFIQTKNPKTKEPINRLVVAADTGGAIKGEVRADFFFGYGNSAEELAGLMKEKGRLFILVPKI from the coding sequence ATGAAATATATTGTATTACTCACAGCTTTTATTTTTATATTTACAGGGTGTTCTTCAAAGCAGGAAGAAGTAACTACTACTTTAAAACAATCAACTTATGATTATATGCATGGTTTTTTTGATGATGATTTAGATGAAGCTTTAGTTGTTTTTAAAAAAGCTTGTATTAATGCTTCAAAAAAAGAGATATTTAAAAATGTATGTGAAAACTCTTTATTATATGAAAATGGAGAAGAGTTTTTTACAAAGTATTTTACTCCAAGAGTATTAGTTTCAAATAAGGGTGATTTAGGATTAATTACAGGATATTATGAGCCCTTGCTTTATGGGAGTTTAGAAAAAACTTCTAGATTTAAATACCCAATTTATAAAACACCAAAAGATTTAGTAAATCTAAGAGATAAGCAAAAGTATCAAAACTTTAAAAGGTTTAAGTATAAAGCAAAAGTAAAAGATGGACTTTTATATCCTTATGACACAAGAGAGTATATTGAAAAAAGAAAGGATTTAGAGCCTATAGTATATGTAGATAATAAGGTTGATTTATTCTTTTTACATATTCAAGGTTCTGGAAGAGTTCAATTGGAAAATGGTGAAATTTTAAATATTGGTTATGCAAATCAAAATGGAAGAAAATATGTGGCTATTGGTAAAACACTAATTGATAAAGGTTATTTAGAAAAGAAAAATGTCTCACTTCAATCAATAAAAGAGTTTTTAGAAAATAACCCCAAGAAAACAGATGAGATTTTAAACTCGAATCCAAGCTATATATTTTTTACAAAAAAAGATAAAACGGCAACAGGAAGTTTAGGAGTACCACTTTTAGCAAAAAGAAATATAGCAGTTGATAGAAGACATATTCCTTTAGGAATGCCAGTTTTTATACAAACAAAAAATCCAAAAACAAAAGAGCCTATAAATAGATTAGTAGTTGCTGCTGATACAGGTGGTGCTATAAAAGGTGAAGTTAGGGCTGATTTTTTCTTTGGCTATGGTAATAGTGCTGAAGAGTTAGCAGGACTTATGAAAGAGAAAGGAAGGCTTTTTATTTTAGTTCCTAAGATATAG
- a CDS encoding phosphatidylserine decarboxylase, translating to MHITNVISQCFGKFAKTQFPSPIQSVINRGYVKFLGLNMSEFKHPKHYKSLNALFTRELEIPREVKSAVDEFISPTDSLITQCGKIQGDLALQIKGMEYSYEDLLTYYCKDNFDKLKDGNFMNFYLSPKDYHRYHSPYDFELKKLIHVPGKLYPVNLKYLNKELELFVQNERVILECEANGKIFYMVFVGALNVGQMVFEFEPRVETNIDTAEIKVYEYENIKINKADCLGYFKMGSTVVMLWEKDFVQLEDLLNQDIKYTDKIASNK from the coding sequence ATGCACATTACAAATGTAATTTCTCAATGTTTCGGAAAATTCGCAAAAACTCAATTCCCATCACCTATTCAAAGTGTGATAAATAGAGGATATGTTAAGTTTCTAGGCTTAAATATGAGTGAGTTTAAACATCCAAAACATTATAAATCTCTAAATGCTTTATTTACAAGAGAATTGGAAATACCAAGAGAAGTTAAAAGTGCTGTTGATGAATTTATTTCGCCAACTGATAGTTTAATAACACAGTGTGGAAAAATTCAAGGAGATTTAGCTCTACAAATAAAAGGAATGGAATACTCTTATGAAGATTTACTAACTTATTATTGTAAAGATAATTTTGATAAGCTAAAAGATGGAAATTTTATGAATTTCTATTTATCTCCAAAAGATTATCACAGATACCACTCTCCTTATGATTTTGAGTTAAAGAAACTTATTCATGTGCCAGGAAAATTATATCCAGTAAACTTAAAATACCTGAACAAAGAGTTAGAACTATTTGTACAAAATGAAAGAGTAATTTTAGAATGTGAAGCAAATGGGAAAATCTTCTACATGGTTTTTGTAGGTGCACTTAATGTTGGTCAAATGGTATTTGAGTTTGAACCTAGAGTTGAAACAAACATTGATACAGCAGAAATTAAAGTATATGAATATGAAAATATTAAAATAAACAAAGCTGATTGTTTGGGGTATTTTAAGATGGGATCAACAGTTGTTATGCTTTGGGAAAAAGATTTTGTTCAACTAGAAGATCTTTTAAATCAAGACATTAAATATACAGATAAAATAGCGAGTAATAAATAA
- a CDS encoding EAL domain-containing protein — protein MANRIFFKVAWMLILLLLAYLFFVVFFLSPKINEYLANTQKVQIQDKFEKIVSTINQKSRKSTNLKSFTEDIEFLLKTINLGKNGYVYIFDKTGKLIVNPSSDFNANNLKEVMLFDENISMFEKVMKAYKKDKVFTYNWNRVYDPNNYSYEKISWINYNKKYDWYIVSSVYKEEFSIFLAGINSLLLNISLLLFSVLTIIGIFITIKVIVPLNKMLNEFKDVKLKELYTNKKANDEIGFLANQFNSMVHQIQNNKEEMEVQVKAKTKEIQEKLYFDELTGLENRYALEESIKEEEFVSIVIIDIDSFNDINELYGFNTGNKVLIEASKILKNFAFSYDSMAYRIYGNEFAIVKNNMIDTLKFQNFINGLVSLFKENPIYIEDTDLEIVIDITIGISLGQAEPLKTAGIALKKAKRNNLKSVSYTSEFDTKEIIKKAIYWRDKIKYAIETDNIVPFYQPICNNKKEIIKYETLMRIRDVNKNNEEEYILPYKFLEVAIKTKQYINLANQLFAKAFETLKNCDKQISLNLSFKDIQDKNFIEMLDSYLNHIDTIHKQRIVFELLESDFISDYKLLDDFIKKYRAQGIKIAIDDFGTGYSNFAHILETRPDYIKIDGSLIRSITEDKNSYEIVKSIVEFSKALNIKVIAEFIHSEEVYDTVLEMGVNEFQGYYLGEPAENLV, from the coding sequence ATGGCTAATAGAATATTTTTTAAAGTGGCATGGATGCTAATACTGCTACTTCTTGCATATTTATTTTTTGTGGTTTTTTTCTTATCACCTAAAATAAATGAATATCTTGCTAACACTCAAAAAGTTCAAATTCAAGATAAATTTGAAAAAATCGTATCAACTATAAATCAAAAATCTAGAAAATCTACTAATTTAAAAAGTTTTACAGAAGATATAGAGTTTTTATTAAAAACTATTAATTTAGGTAAGAATGGATATGTTTATATTTTTGATAAAACTGGAAAACTAATAGTAAATCCTTCATCTGATTTTAATGCAAATAATTTAAAAGAAGTTATGCTATTTGATGAAAACATATCTATGTTTGAAAAGGTTATGAAAGCCTATAAAAAAGATAAAGTTTTTACTTATAACTGGAATAGGGTTTATGATCCAAATAATTACTCTTATGAAAAAATATCTTGGATAAACTATAATAAAAAGTATGATTGGTATATAGTCTCTTCTGTATATAAAGAAGAGTTTTCAATTTTCCTAGCAGGTATAAACTCTCTTCTTTTAAATATATCACTACTTCTTTTTTCAGTACTTACAATAATTGGAATATTTATCACTATCAAAGTTATTGTTCCTTTAAATAAGATGTTAAATGAGTTTAAAGATGTTAAATTAAAAGAGCTTTATACAAACAAAAAAGCAAATGATGAAATTGGTTTTCTTGCAAACCAATTTAATAGTATGGTTCATCAAATACAAAACAATAAAGAAGAAATGGAAGTTCAAGTAAAAGCTAAGACAAAAGAGATTCAAGAAAAGCTTTATTTCGATGAATTAACAGGTTTAGAAAATAGATATGCCTTAGAAGAGAGCATAAAAGAAGAAGAATTCGTATCTATAGTAATAATTGATATTGATTCATTTAATGATATAAATGAGTTATATGGATTTAATACAGGTAATAAAGTTTTAATTGAAGCATCTAAAATATTAAAGAATTTTGCTTTTAGTTATGACTCAATGGCATATAGAATATACGGAAATGAATTTGCTATTGTGAAAAACAATATGATTGACACTCTTAAATTTCAAAACTTTATAAATGGACTTGTTTCTTTATTTAAAGAGAATCCTATATATATAGAAGATACAGATTTAGAGATTGTTATTGATATTACTATTGGTATTTCTTTAGGGCAAGCAGAGCCTTTAAAAACTGCTGGAATTGCTTTAAAAAAGGCAAAAAGAAATAACCTTAAATCAGTTTCTTACACAAGCGAGTTTGATACCAAAGAGATTATTAAAAAAGCAATATATTGGCGAGATAAAATTAAGTATGCAATTGAAACTGATAATATAGTTCCTTTTTATCAGCCCATATGCAATAATAAAAAAGAGATTATAAAATATGAAACTCTAATGAGAATAAGGGATGTTAATAAGAATAATGAAGAAGAATATATCCTTCCTTATAAGTTTTTAGAAGTTGCTATTAAAACAAAACAGTATATAAATCTTGCAAATCAACTTTTTGCTAAAGCCTTTGAAACATTAAAAAATTGTGATAAGCAAATAAGTTTAAATTTAAGTTTTAAAGATATTCAAGATAAAAACTTTATTGAAATGTTAGATAGTTATTTAAATCATATTGACACTATTCATAAGCAAAGAATAGTTTTTGAGTTATTAGAGAGTGATTTTATCTCTGATTATAAACTATTAGATGATTTTATCAAAAAATATAGAGCTCAGGGAATAAAAATAGCAATTGATGATTTTGGAACAGGTTATTCAAACTTTGCACATATTTTAGAGACAAGACCTGATTATATAAAAATTGATGGTTCTTTAATTAGAAGTATTACAGAGGATAAAAACTCTTATGAGATTGTTAAATCAATTGTTGAATTTTCAAAGGCTTTAAATATTAAAGTAATTGCTGAATTTATTCATAGTGAAGAAGTATATGATACAGTACTAGAAATGGGTGTAAATGAATTCCAAGGTTATTATTTAGGAGAACCAGCTGAAAATTTAGTTTAA
- a CDS encoding rhodanese-like domain-containing protein has translation MDELVDLQPKTVEKMINDSSVVMIDVRREDEWLRTGLIKNAHKMTFFDMYGNHNVEKWMEDFKKIVPNKNTTIVLICAHANRTRTIGNFLIDQGYKNTAHLFGGMALWQQELRETIKHKA, from the coding sequence ATGGATGAACTAGTTGATTTACAACCTAAAACTGTAGAAAAAATGATAAATGATTCAAGTGTTGTAATGATTGATGTAAGAAGAGAAGATGAATGGTTAAGAACAGGACTTATCAAAAATGCTCATAAAATGACTTTTTTTGATATGTATGGAAACCACAATGTAGAAAAATGGATGGAAGATTTTAAAAAAATAGTTCCAAACAAAAACACTACAATAGTTCTTATTTGTGCCCATGCAAATAGAACAAGAACTATAGGAAACTTCTTAATTGATCAAGGATATAAAAACACTGCCCATTTATTTGGGGGAATGGCTTTATGGCAACAGGAATTAAGAGAAACTATTAAGCATAAAGCTTAA
- a CDS encoding nicotinate-nucleotide--dimethylbenzimidazole phosphoribosyltransferase codes for MNFNTILGSVDFLEHLRGKTASFLLNTSVTKTCEIPNISQAGIPGKLYLTPTLDSEFLCVKQVRSLENIAQTPKGVPTPALITRAVHELKPFSNIEVLNLGLEELPKIEYFKVHDFAISASDAINKNANINAMEVFQKGVQFAQELELQSDYVILGESVPSGTTTAHSTAKALGYNVDKLFSSSFKNSPDDIKTKTINEAMALINEEDDVFARLSKVSDNMLIFTAGFVLGSTGRDDLKVVLAGGTQMASALLIANSIIEVMGGEIDSKNIALCTTKWIYEDENSDIKALLEQLSFSINAYASDFDFSLSSHPALKLYDEGEAKEGVGCGGALCYASINGVDKQVLTNKIESFLG; via the coding sequence ATGAACTTTAATACTATTTTGGGAAGTGTAGACTTCCTCGAACATTTACGAGGGAAAACAGCTTCTTTCTTATTAAATACTAGTGTTACTAAAACATGTGAAATACCTAATATTTCCCAAGCAGGGATACCTGGAAAATTGTACCTTACTCCTACTCTTGATAGTGAGTTTTTATGCGTAAAACAAGTAAGGTCTTTAGAAAATATAGCTCAAACACCAAAAGGTGTTCCAACACCTGCACTTATTACAAGAGCAGTACATGAATTAAAGCCTTTTTCAAATATTGAAGTGTTAAATTTAGGATTAGAAGAACTTCCTAAAATAGAGTATTTTAAAGTTCACGATTTTGCTATATCTGCAAGTGATGCAATAAACAAAAATGCAAATATAAACGCCATGGAAGTTTTTCAAAAAGGCGTTCAATTTGCACAAGAGCTAGAACTTCAAAGTGATTATGTGATTTTAGGTGAATCAGTTCCTAGTGGTACTACAACTGCTCATTCTACAGCTAAGGCTTTAGGATATAATGTTGATAAGCTATTTTCAAGTTCATTTAAAAACTCACCTGATGATATAAAAACAAAAACTATAAATGAAGCTATGGCTTTAATAAATGAAGAAGATGATGTCTTTGCAAGATTATCAAAAGTATCAGATAATATGTTGATTTTTACAGCAGGGTTTGTACTTGGTTCAACTGGAAGAGATGACTTAAAAGTTGTTCTTGCAGGAGGTACACAAATGGCAAGTGCTTTGCTTATAGCAAACTCGATTATTGAGGTTATGGGTGGAGAGATTGACTCAAAAAATATTGCATTATGTACAACAAAATGGATATATGAAGATGAAAACTCAGATATAAAAGCTTTATTAGAACAGTTAAGTTTTTCAATAAATGCTTACGCAAGTGATTTTGACTTTAGTTTATCTTCTCATCCTGCTTTAAAACTTTATGATGAAGGTGAAGCAAAAGAGGGTGTTGGTTGTGGAGGTGCACTTTGTTATGCTTCTATAAATGGAGTTGATAAGCAAGTCTTAACAAATAAAATCGAGAGTTTTTTAGGATAA
- the grpE gene encoding nucleotide exchange factor GrpE — MSEEKKDEVLNEEVAEQETQETCEESCEEKELSPEEKIAQLEAKLKESEDKYLRVHADFENIKKRLEREKYAAIDYASEKFAKDLLAPIDTLEMALAAEEASKDLAPDELLGKLKEGVELTIKNFYTAFEKHDISTVDTDGEFDPNFHDAVMQIDSPDHEDGQIVAQLQKGYKLKERLLRPAMVSICKK, encoded by the coding sequence TTGAGTGAAGAAAAAAAAGACGAAGTTTTAAACGAAGAAGTTGCTGAACAAGAAACTCAAGAGACTTGTGAAGAGTCATGTGAAGAAAAAGAGTTAAGCCCTGAAGAAAAAATAGCTCAATTAGAAGCTAAATTAAAAGAGTCTGAAGATAAGTACTTAAGAGTACATGCAGATTTTGAAAATATCAAAAAAAGATTAGAGAGAGAAAAATACGCAGCTATTGATTATGCAAGTGAAAAGTTTGCAAAAGATTTATTAGCTCCAATTGATACTTTAGAAATGGCTTTAGCAGCTGAAGAAGCTTCTAAAGATTTAGCACCCGATGAGTTACTTGGAAAGCTAAAAGAAGGTGTCGAGCTAACAATCAAAAACTTCTATACAGCATTTGAAAAGCATGATATTTCAACAGTAGATACAGATGGAGAGTTTGATCCAAACTTCCACGATGCAGTAATGCAAATAGATAGCCCAGATCATGAAGATGGACAAATTGTTGCACAGCTTCAAAAAGGTTATAAGTTAAAAGAAAGACTTCTTAGACCAGCAATGGTAAGTATCTGTAAGAAATAG
- a CDS encoding TVP38/TMEM64 family protein — MKLLIKSVLILFVIFTSMLLIIKFSGLLTVEDIKEIFANLKSQPSYILGSLIVLLLFIDLFIAVPTMTVIILAGYFIGFELAVFYTFIGLFCASFTGYFLSKKYGEKVLDKLSSNETQKLEMKELFNKHGVLVIVLSRAVPLLPEISSCLAGTCKMSFKKFFIAWSIGTIPYLSVITYAGSISNLDNPMPALIAAIGITILFWFLWLVFIKVNKIKTQKC; from the coding sequence ATGAAATTATTAATTAAATCAGTACTAATTCTATTTGTTATTTTCACAAGTATGTTGCTTATTATAAAGTTTAGTGGACTATTGACTGTTGAAGATATAAAAGAAATCTTTGCAAATTTAAAATCCCAACCCTCTTATATTTTAGGCTCACTAATTGTCTTGCTTTTATTTATTGATTTATTTATAGCAGTTCCTACTATGACTGTGATTATTTTAGCAGGATATTTTATAGGTTTTGAACTTGCTGTATTTTATACTTTTATTGGTCTTTTTTGTGCTTCTTTTACGGGATATTTTTTATCAAAGAAATATGGTGAAAAAGTTTTAGATAAACTTTCATCAAATGAAACACAAAAACTAGAAATGAAAGAGTTGTTTAATAAGCATGGGGTTTTAGTGATTGTATTATCAAGAGCAGTTCCTTTACTTCCTGAAATCTCTTCTTGTTTAGCAGGAACTTGTAAAATGTCTTTTAAAAAGTTTTTTATAGCTTGGAGTATAGGAACAATTCCTTATTTAAGTGTGATAACTTATGCAGGTTCAATTAGTAATCTTGATAACCCAATGCCAGCACTAATAGCTGCCATTGGTATAACTATTCTTTTTTGGTTTTTATGGCTTGTTTTTATAAAAGTAAATAAAATAAAAACACAAAAATGTTAG
- the dnaK gene encoding molecular chaperone DnaK produces the protein MSKVIGIDLGTTNSCMAVYEGGEAKVIPNKEGKNTTPSIVAFTDKGEVLVGDPAKRQAITNPEKTIYSIKRIMGLMMDEENAKEAQSKVGYKIVDRSGAAAVEIADKVYTPQEISAKILGKLKTDAEEYLGSTVTDAVITVPAYFNDAQRKATQEAGTIAGLNVLRIINEPTAASLAYGLDKKGEEKVLVYDLGGGTFDVTVLEIGDGTFEVLSTDGNAFLGGDDFDNAIIDWLAKEFESENGFDIKNDKMALQRLKDAAENAKKELSSADSTEINLPFISMGNAGPVHLVKSLTRAKFESMTEHLINETLDHIKVALDDAGLDTNEIEEVIMVGGSTRLPKANEVVKNYFGKDLNKGVNPDEVVAAGAAVQAGVLKGDVKDVLLLDVTPLSLGIETLGGVMTKLIEKGTTIPVKKSQVFSTAEDNQPAVSIHVGQGEREFAKDNKSLGMFELSDIPAAPRGVPQIEVTFDIDANGVLNVSAKDKGTGKENKITISGSSGLSDEEIEKMVNEAESNKEADEKRKEVIEIRNQADALLHSTKKTLEENESAVSEEEKKAIIDAAAELEEVLKDENATKEQIEEKVKALTEKSHKLAEAMYAKEQQAGGAQGAQPNQKAKKDDDDVIDAEVE, from the coding sequence ATGAGCAAAGTAATTGGAATTGACTTAGGTACAACAAATTCTTGTATGGCAGTTTACGAAGGTGGAGAAGCTAAAGTAATCCCTAATAAAGAAGGTAAAAATACTACTCCTTCAATCGTAGCATTCACTGATAAAGGTGAGGTTTTAGTTGGTGATCCAGCAAAAAGACAAGCTATTACAAATCCTGAAAAGACTATTTATTCTATTAAAAGAATTATGGGTCTTATGATGGATGAAGAAAATGCTAAAGAAGCACAATCAAAAGTAGGATACAAAATCGTTGATAGAAGCGGTGCTGCTGCTGTTGAGATTGCTGATAAAGTATATACTCCTCAAGAAATTTCTGCAAAAATTTTAGGAAAATTAAAAACTGATGCTGAAGAGTACTTAGGTTCAACTGTAACTGATGCAGTTATTACTGTTCCTGCATACTTCAATGATGCACAAAGAAAAGCAACTCAAGAAGCTGGTACTATTGCTGGTTTAAATGTATTAAGAATTATCAATGAGCCAACAGCTGCTTCATTAGCATATGGTTTAGATAAAAAAGGTGAAGAAAAAGTATTAGTATACGATTTAGGTGGTGGTACTTTTGACGTTACTGTATTAGAAATTGGTGATGGTACATTTGAAGTATTATCTACTGATGGTAATGCATTCCTAGGTGGAGATGACTTTGATAATGCAATTATTGATTGGTTAGCAAAAGAGTTCGAATCTGAAAATGGTTTTGATATTAAAAATGACAAAATGGCATTACAAAGATTAAAAGATGCTGCTGAAAATGCTAAAAAAGAGTTATCTTCTGCTGATTCAACAGAAATTAACTTACCATTTATCTCTATGGGTAACGCAGGACCAGTTCACTTAGTTAAATCTTTAACAAGAGCTAAGTTTGAATCTATGACTGAGCACTTAATTAACGAGACTTTAGATCATATTAAAGTAGCACTTGATGATGCTGGATTAGATACAAATGAAATCGAAGAAGTAATCATGGTTGGTGGTTCTACTAGATTACCAAAAGCAAATGAAGTTGTTAAAAACTACTTTGGAAAAGATTTAAATAAAGGCGTTAACCCTGATGAAGTTGTAGCTGCTGGTGCTGCTGTTCAAGCTGGTGTATTAAAAGGTGATGTAAAAGACGTATTATTATTAGACGTTACTCCTTTATCATTAGGTATTGAAACTTTAGGTGGAGTTATGACTAAGTTAATTGAGAAAGGTACAACAATTCCTGTTAAAAAATCTCAAGTATTCTCTACAGCAGAAGATAACCAACCAGCTGTATCAATTCACGTTGGTCAAGGTGAAAGAGAATTTGCTAAAGATAACAAATCTTTAGGTATGTTTGAATTATCTGATATCCCAGCAGCTCCAAGAGGTGTTCCTCAAATTGAAGTAACATTTGATATTGATGCAAATGGTGTTTTAAATGTATCTGCTAAAGATAAGGGTACTGGAAAAGAAAATAAGATTACTATTTCTGGTTCATCTGGATTATCTGATGAAGAAATCGAAAAAATGGTAAATGAAGCTGAGTCAAACAAAGAAGCTGATGAAAAAAGAAAAGAAGTAATTGAAATTAGAAACCAAGCTGATGCTTTACTTCACTCAACTAAGAAAACTTTAGAAGAGAACGAAAGTGCAGTTTCTGAAGAAGAGAAAAAAGCTATTATTGATGCAGCGGCTGAATTAGAAGAAGTTCTAAAAGATGAAAATGCAACAAAAGAGCAAATTGAAGAGAAAGTTAAAGCATTAACTGAAAAATCTCACAAATTAGCAGAAGCTATGTATGCTAAAGAGCAACAAGCTGGTGGAGCACAAGGTGCACAACCAAACCAAAAAGCTAAAAAAGACGATGACGATGTTATCGATGCTGAAGTAGAGTAA
- the dsbD gene encoding protein-disulfide reductase DsbD, which produces MYILRSIILVALLFQSIFAIEKRVILEPDEAFKTSFTKSEETVNFKLDLGQDIYLYDDKLKFFITKPSKIEITKELNLPKPVPYEEWIVQFDNINVNIPISLLKSKVESNSYELEVQFQGCSKAGLCYAPMSKKFTLDLIGFGESSNNSSAQDIQKQTSSEIKEEPQALNETDEIANILKDGSFFVILGFFFLAGLGLSLTPCIFPMIPILSSIIVKAGNQSEITPARGFFLSFVYVVSMSIAYTIAGVVAAIFGANIQVALQNPYVLTVFAGIFVALAFSMFGYYKLELPQSLQNKITRTTDGKQGISGIAIMGFLSALIVGPCVAAPLTGALVYIGQTGDAVLGGAALFVMSIGMGVPLLLIGLGAGKYMPKPGGWMDSVSKIFGIVMLAVAVWMLDRVLDPIYVMWLWALLFLATGIYLRIYKHILAQLITVVIFIYGASLMVGALSGATNPLEPYSKFTSAKGVAVEEGVKFKYVKNLKELDEAIKASSKPVMLDFYADWCVSCKELEGITFKDPVVISKLNEFTLLKADVTKNTDEDKALQAKFGVVGPPALIFWDENNKEIKASQIVGYKNPKDFLEIVNKHF; this is translated from the coding sequence GTGTATATATTAAGAAGTATAATTTTAGTAGCTTTACTTTTTCAATCAATTTTTGCCATTGAAAAAAGAGTTATTTTAGAGCCAGACGAGGCTTTTAAAACAAGTTTTACGAAAAGTGAAGAAACAGTAAATTTTAAATTAGATTTAGGTCAAGATATATATCTTTATGATGATAAATTAAAGTTTTTTATTACAAAACCATCAAAAATAGAAATTACTAAAGAGTTAAACCTTCCAAAGCCAGTACCTTATGAAGAGTGGATAGTACAATTTGATAACATAAATGTAAATATTCCTATCTCACTTTTAAAATCAAAAGTAGAATCAAACTCATATGAACTTGAAGTACAGTTTCAAGGATGTTCAAAAGCAGGTCTTTGTTATGCTCCAATGAGTAAAAAGTTTACTTTAGATTTAATTGGTTTTGGAGAATCAAGTAACAATAGTTCAGCTCAAGATATTCAAAAGCAGACTTCTTCTGAAATAAAAGAAGAACCACAAGCTTTAAATGAGACAGATGAAATAGCAAATATTTTAAAAGATGGAAGTTTTTTTGTAATACTTGGATTTTTCTTTTTAGCAGGGCTTGGGCTTTCATTAACTCCTTGTATTTTCCCTATGATTCCTATTTTATCTTCTATTATTGTAAAAGCTGGAAATCAAAGTGAAATAACACCTGCAAGAGGTTTCTTCTTGTCTTTTGTTTATGTAGTTTCAATGTCTATAGCTTATACAATAGCAGGGGTTGTTGCAGCAATTTTTGGTGCAAATATTCAAGTAGCTCTTCAGAACCCATATGTATTAACAGTTTTTGCAGGTATTTTTGTGGCACTTGCATTTTCTATGTTTGGTTACTATAAATTAGAACTACCTCAAAGTCTTCAAAATAAGATTACTAGAACTACAGATGGAAAGCAAGGTATCTCAGGAATTGCTATTATGGGGTTCTTGTCAGCTTTAATAGTTGGTCCTTGTGTTGCTGCACCTCTTACGGGAGCTTTAGTTTATATAGGTCAAACAGGTGATGCTGTGCTTGGTGGAGCGGCACTATTTGTAATGAGTATTGGTATGGGTGTACCTTTACTTCTAATAGGTTTAGGAGCAGGAAAATATATGCCAAAACCTGGTGGTTGGATGGATTCAGTATCAAAAATCTTTGGTATTGTAATGCTTGCAGTTGCTGTATGGATGCTTGATAGAGTACTTGACCCTATATATGTAATGTGGTTATGGGCTTTACTATTCTTAGCAACTGGAATATACTTACGAATTTATAAGCACATCTTAGCCCAACTAATAACGGTTGTGATTTTTATATATGGAGCTTCTTTAATGGTAGGAGCTTTAAGTGGTGCTACAAATCCACTAGAGCCTTACTCTAAGTTTACATCAGCAAAGGGCGTAGCTGTTGAAGAGGGTGTTAAATTTAAGTATGTGAAAAACTTAAAAGAGTTAGATGAAGCAATAAAGGCTTCATCTAAACCTGTAATGTTAGATTTTTATGCTGATTGGTGTGTGTCTTGTAAAGAATTAGAAGGAATTACATTTAAAGATCCTGTGGTTATTTCAAAACTAAATGAGTTTACACTTTTAAAAGCAGATGTTACAAAAAATACAGATGAAGATAAAGCCCTACAAGCTAAATTTGGAGTTGTAGGACCTCCTGCACTTATTTTTTGGGATGAAAACAATAAAGAAATCAAAGCTTCACAAATTGTAGGCTATAAAAACCCAAAAGATTTCTTAGAAATTGTAAATAAACATTTCTAA